The Psychrobacter arenosus region AAAAAATAGAAAATAAAAACTACCTAAATAACTTTATTATTATACTAATAATTATTTATCCAATACTAATGTTAACCTACACTAAGGGTTTTTTAAGTGATTACTGTATTAACACCAACTTATAATAGAGCTCATACTCTGCCAAGACTTTTTCAAACTTTGTGCAATCAAATTAATCAAGAATTTGAATGGTTGATAATAGATGACGGTAGCAATGACGATACTGAACAATTGATAGCATCTTACTTAGAAAAGTCTTCATTTAAAATTATATACATAAAAAAATCTAATGGCGGTAAGCACACAGCTTTAAACTTAGGTTTTAATAAAGCTAGCTTCGAATGGGTTTTTATAGTTGATAGTGATGACTGGTTAGATAGTAATACTATAGATAGATTGACACTTGAGATTCAAGATTTATCATATAAATACAATTCAATTTGTATCCTTAGAGCCTATAAAGATGGTTGTATAATTGGTGATAGATTTCCTGAAAATATTGCTACATATATTGATAGAATGAACAGGAGTATAACTGGAGATAAAGCGGATGTAATAAGAAAATCAGCTTTGGATGGCTTTTTCTTTCCTGAATATACTACAGAAAATTTTATGGCAGAATCACCACTATTTTTATGGCTTGGCTCCAAAGGAAAAACTCGGTTTATAAATTTTCCTGGATATATTTGTGAATATTTAGCAGAAGGACTTAGCGCAAATAGCATCTCTAATAGACATCGTTGTGTCAATTCCACTCTTTTTGTCTATGAAACCCAATATATTGCACATGATAGTTTTAAATTAAGATCGAGGGCAGCTATAAATTGGTGGCGATTTAGAGCTTTTAAACGCATTGGTAAAAAAAATAATCTTATCCCTATTGCTTATAGTCCATTTGGTATTAGCCTGTATGTAATTGATAAGATTAAAGCAAAGGTCTCTATTAAATAAAATATCAGGTGGTTATATTTAGAAATTATAGATTCAATTGTTATTCTATTCTGAAAATGATAATAAGTATTCAATGAACTTTTGTATTTCATTCAGTAAATAACATAAGGCTTCTTATGATTACTCCAGTGATTTTAGCAGGTGGAACAGGTAGTCGGTTATGGCCTCTTTCTCGAGCTATGTACCCTAAACAGTTTTTAACTTTGACTGGTAAGCTGAGTATGTTACAAGCCACTTTCTCTCGACTTCGAGGTTTACCTTATGAGTCTGCCATAGTAATTTGTAATGAAGAACATAGATTTATTGCTGCAGAACAATTACGACAGCAGTCTATTATGCCCTCTATTTTACTAGAACCTGCAGCTCGTAATACCGCTCCCGCAGTAGCGTTAGCTGCACTTTATGCGTTGCAGGATTCAAATGATCCTATATTATTGGTTTTAGCTGCCGACCATGTTATCGAAGATACTCAAGCTTTTGAAACGGCTGTAAAACAAGCTATACCTTTAGCTGAAAATGGTAAGCTAATTACCTTTGGTATTGTCCCTACTGCTCCAGAGACAGGTTATGGCTATATTAAGCGTGGCGCTCCCGCAGCAGATAGCCAGAGTTATATTGTTTCGGATTTCGTTGAAAAGCCTGATATAGATAGGGCTATCGCATATATTAATAGTGGTGAATACTATTGGAACAGTGGTATGTTTATGTTTCAAGCGAGCAGTTTTTTAGAAGAGCTAGCTCAGCATCGGCCTGATATCTCACTTGCGTGTGAAGATGCAATATCTAATACTAAAATGGATTTAGATTTTGTGAGAGCAAATCCCCAGGCTTTTATCAATTGTCCAGAGGATTCTATTGATTATGCGGTGATGGAAAAAACTAAAGAAGCAGTAATAGTTCCGTTAGATGTAGGTTGGAGTGACGCAGGCTCTTGGTCTGCATTATGGGAGATTGGACAAAAGAATACCGAAGGAAATGTTGTGCAAGGCGATGTAGTACTACAGGACTGCAAAAATGACTTTATACATTCTAGTAGTCGACTCGTTACTATGGTAGGGATGGAAGAGACAGTTTTAATAGAAACTAAAGATGCAATATTGGTTATCGCTAAGAATAGAGTTCAAGATATTAAATGTTTAGTCAATAGTTTGAAAAACCAAGGACGCAATGAAGTGAATTTGCATCGAGAAGTGTATCGTCCTTGGGGGAAATATGATTCTATTGATGCCGGCTACCGCTATCAAGTGAAACGTATTACTGTGAAGCCAGGAGAGAAGTTATCTGTTCAAATGCATCATCATAGAGCAGAGCATTGGATAGTAGTTTCTGGTACCGCAAAAGTCAATAATGGTGATAAAGAGTTGATTTTGACTGAAAATCAATCAACCTATATACCAGTAGGAGTAATTCATTGTTTAGAAAATCCAGGTAAGATACCTTTAGAGATGATTGAAGTGCAGTCTGGAAGCTATTTAGGGGAAGACGATATAGTTAGGCTTTTAGATCATTATGGTAGAGCATAAAATTTAGTGGGTATTTTATGAATATATTACAAATGATATCTTCTCCAGCTTCTGGTGGAGCAGAAGTATATGTTAAAGATTTAGCAATTTCTTTATCTAAAGAAGGTCACAAGCTGCATGTAGCTTTCTTAAGCTCTGCATCTGACATTGATAGAGATGTAGAGTATGAAAAAGAGTTTATAAAAGATCTACAGAATTTTGGAGTAACTACCTACATAATTGGTAATGAAACTAGAAAAAAGCCTTGGCTAGGTATATCAAGGCTAAGGAGTTATGTTTTAAATAATAATATCGAAATTTTTCATACACACCTTGCTTATGGAATAATTTTCTCTTTACTCTTAACTAAGCCTGTAGTTTATACACATCACTCAATAAAACCTCGTTGGAATAAAATTACTTATAATTTTTTTAATCTTATTGTAGATAGGTACATTGGTATATCTGAAATTTGTGCAGAAGCTCTTCAAAATTATAGTGGTAAAAAAGTTGTTAGGATAAGAAATGCAGTTTCAATAAATAAGTTTTCTAAATATAGAAGAGAAAGATTGTTAGGAGGAAAGGTTATAGTGGCAATGGTAGGTAGAATATCCGCACAGAAAGATTATATGAATATGTTACGTGCTATAAATTTATTAGATTGCAATATTAGGAATAGACTAAAGATTATTATTGCCGGTGAAGGAGATGTTTCTTATAAAGAGGAGCTTTTATATTATATAAAAATAAATAATTTGAGCGATTTAGTTGAATTTGTTGGAGTAAAAAATAATATCCCTAAGTTTTTATATAAAGCTGATATTTTTCTTATGAGCTCATCATATGAAGGTTTGCCTATAGCTCTTATTGAAGCTAGTATTTCTGGTCTTCCATGCATAGTAACTGATGTAGGTGGTTGCAGTGAAATAATAAAAAATAGTAATAATGGGGTATGTGTTCCTCCACACAGCCCTCAAAGCCTTGCTTATGAGCTTACTAGATTCCTTTTAGAAGACGAAGTCTTAGAAGTTTTTCGAAAATGCTATTAATAATTCTCATATATATTCAATAGATAATGCTAAGAATCTACATATAAATCTATATACATCATTAATAAAATAAAAATTATTAGCATGATTTTCTGTGGTTTAACTATACTTAAATAATTTATATAAATTAAAGTTATTTTAAATAAAATTATTGGATATATTTTTTAAAAAATAATAAATCTTAGGGGTTGATTTTTATAATGAAAAAAGGTTTTTAAGCCTGACACCTTATTTTATACAGAACTCTTTCATATCCATATTTAATTATTATCAGTATAAAATTAGACATGGAGGGAAGTATCATGAGTATAAATCTTATTACGCATGGGTTGAGAGCATAAGTGGTTCTCAGTTATCTCATGAAATTGAGTTGAAGAAAGCTAGTTTTTTTAAGTATGTAAGTCATAATTCTCCTTGGTATAAGGATTATGACTTACAGAGATTTTATTCAGTCAGGATGCTTGAAAAAATTGATATTATTAATAATTTAAATAGTATGTTAACTTTGAAAGAAAAAGAAGGAGTGGTAAGTCTTACTGGAGGTACCACAGGCGCTTCTATGAAGGTAATATATACTAAGGAAGATATGCAAGAGCGGTTTGCCATTATAGATCACTTTAGAGCAAAACATGGATATGAGCTTGGTAAAAAGACAGCTTGGTTTTCAGGAAAAAACTTAATATCACAAAAAGATATTAAAAAAGGTATTTGCTCTCATTACGACTTCATTAATAAGATTAGATTTTATTCTACTTTTCATATCAACCACAGTAATTTTGATGTTTATTGGAAATCGTTAAATGAATTTCAACCAGAATTCTTAGTCGGTTTTCCTTCTAGTGTCTATGAGATATGTGAAATAGCTGATAGTAAGGGTCTTAAATCAAACTATAAAGTTAAAGTTTTTTTCCCTACTGCTGAGACAGTGCTTCCAAAACACAGAGAAGTCATTGGTCGAGTATTAGGTTGTAAACTAGTTGATCAGTATGCTTCATCTGAAGGCGCTCCATTTATATTAGAATGCACAAAAGGTAATTTACATATACATCCACTCACTGGTATTTTCGAAGTGATTGATGAATATATGCAGCCTGCTGAAGAGGGTGAGCTATTAGTTACGTCTTTTACAACTCATGGAACACCATTGATACGCTATAGAGTTGGAGATCGAATAAAGCTTGATACACTTAATAAACAATGTGACTGCGGATCTTCTTTTCCGCTAGTCGATAAAATCGAAGGGCGTTCTACCGATTATATTCTTTCACCGACACATGGCAAAGTAAATTTAGGTAATATCAGTAATAGCACTAAAGATGTTATAGGAATTATTCAGTTTCAAGTTATCCAACAGGAATTAAATCACGTAAAAGTATTAGTTGTTGCGACTAATAAATTTAGTCTTGCAGAGAAAAACAAATTTAAAACATCTCTAGCTGAAAGATTTGGAGACCAAATTGCTATAGAGTTGAAAATTGTGAACGAAATAACAAAAGAGAAAAGTGGTAAATTTAGACTTGTTAAAAACTTAATAATTTAATACATTTATAGAGTAGTTTTTAAATGAAATTTCTAATAATAGCAAGCTACCCATCTTCAGTCCTTAAATTTCGTGGTGCGTTAATTGCTGCTTTAAAAGATAAAGGTTTCGAAATTCATATTGCCGCTCCTGAATTTAATATCTATCCTAAAGAGCTTAATAAGCTCGAGGCATTAGGCTATAAGGTTCATGATATTCCAATGCAACGTACAGGGACTAATCCAGCAGCTGACACGAAGACGCTATTAGCGCTATATCGATTAATGAGAAAAATTAAGCCAGATTATGTGATGGGATATACCATCAAGCCGGTAATCTATGGTTCATTAGCAGCCTCTCTAGCTCGGGTTCCGCATCGTTTTGCCTTGATTACAGGTTTAGGATATGCTTTTCAAGGGGCTGAAGAAAGTAATTATAGAAAGCCCAATATGCAAAAACTTATGCATAGATTATATTCAGTAGCTCTAGCTACCACCCATAAAGTATTTTTTCAAAATCCTGACGATGAAGCCTTATTTAAATCTATGAAGATTATTAAACCCAATCTCCCTACGAAAGTAGTTAATGGGTCAGGGGTTAATACTTCTGAGTATTCAGTAGTATCTTTTCCTTTAGAAGATAATGTTTCCGAACCTAGGTTTTTATTAATTGCTAGGTTATTGGGGGATAAGGGCGTACGTGAGTATGCTCAAGCTGCTGCAATCGTTAAAGCCAAATATCCGCAGGTTGAGTTCGATTTAGTAGGGTGGATAGATGACAATCCAGACTCGATAGAGCAGCAAGAGTTGGATAATTGGATTAATGATGGTTTATTGAATTTTATAGGCAGGTTGGATGATGTGCGGCCTGCCATCTCAGCCTGTTCTGTTTATGTGCTTCCTTCTTACCGAGAGGGTACACCTCGAACAGTATTAGAAGCTATGGCTATGGGCCGTCCAGTCATTACTACAGACGCACCAGGCTGCCGTGAGACAGTCATCGATGTCTATAATGGTTATCTAGTTCCAGTCAAAGCGGTCAATGAATTGGTGGAAGCAATGGAGAAGTTCATAGTAGACCCAACATTGATTACTAGTATGGGAGCAGCTTCGCGCCAATTGGTAGAAGATAAGTTTGATGTGGATACTGTTAATCAAGTTATGTTAGCTGAAATGGGTTTATAGAGAATAGTAATGATTAAAAGACTCTTTGATATCACCGCTGCTAATGCAGCTCTAGTAGTACTATCTCCCGTATACGCTGCTGTCGCTTACAAGGTCAAAAAGAATTTAGGATTGCCAGTATTATTTCGGCAGATGCCCTCAGGTCTAAATAGTGAGCCTTTTGAAATGATTAAGTTGCGTACTATGAAAGATGCTGTTTATGCTATAGGAAATTCACTCCCTCACAGTTAATGTCTGACCCCGTTTGGCAAGATATTAAGAAGTAGCCGTTTAGATAAGTTACCCAAGTTATGGAACGTTGTCAAAGGCGGCATGAGTCTAGTAGGACCCCGACCACTATCGATGGAGTATTAACCGTTATATAATGTAAATCATTATAAGATTTAATACGATAATTTAGCTTAAAACCACACTATAAAGTGTGGTTTTTTTATTTTGTGGTCTTCTAAAATGTCCTGTACATATTAACTCAATCAATTGGTTAGCTCTCTTACCTAACTACTAATTCTTTCTTTAAATCGCCTATACCTACTACTTTTACACAATGATATTCATACATTTAATAATAAATAATTTTTCAAAAACTTACTATTAAGTAAATATGAATAGATAATATAATTATTTTATATAGACACTTGTTTACTACTGTAAATTATTATTGTAGTATTGTTTAATAATAATATTAGTTGAATTATATTTATTAGGTTTTAAGTAATCTCAATCAACTGTTTTTATTTGAGTGTAAGTTATGGAACTGAAAACAATAATTACAAAGAGATATTTCGACGCGCTGAGCAAAGTAGGGTTGGTATTACTGTTAAGCCTACTATCAGGTTGTGCGATGACTTCAGGGCTTAAATCTGGAGAATTACCATTGTCTGGTCAGTTTGTCGCAGCTAATGGTATGCAATTTAATATTCAACCTTTAAGCCTAGCAACCTTACCTATGACTTCACAGCAACTAGATGCTAATAACGTAGAGGAAATTTTGAGACAAGACGCTCTCAATAATAGAACAATGGATAGCGAATTTTTAAATAGCCAAGTTTCGCTAAGCCATAATGGTAACCATTACGTTAATAACAGTAATGCCAATAGCCAATGGTCGCAGTTACTACAACCTATGGAACCAGTAGACTACCGTATTAGCTCAGGTGATATTTTAAGTATTGCTTTAAGAGAGTATCCCGAGATTGTACCTTTAGCCAACAGCAGCTCAAACAATCCTTATGCCTCAGGTTTCACTGTTAATCAACAAGGCTATATTCAATTCCCTCTTATCGGGCAGGTCAAAGCAAGCGGCCTTAGTGTGTCGCAATTCACTAGTAAGCTACGTAAGCAATTAAAAACCTATCTCAAATATCCTGATCCTCAAGTCAAGGTTATTAATTATCGAGGTAAAAATTACTTTGTAGATGGCGCAGTCAAGCAACCAGGGCAGTTTAATATTGGTGATGCTCCTGTATCTCTAGTAGAGGCGATATCTATGGCAGGCGGTGCGCTAGTTACTGGGGATTCAAACAGCATTGAGCTTATTCGTCACGGTGAACGTTATCAGTTAGGGTTGCGCACATTACAGAATAGGGGTGTGTCCCCCAATCAAATCTATCTGCAGGATGGCGACGCGCTTCATATTAATAATCGCAATCGCAATAAAGTCTATGTGTTGGGCGAGTTTGGCGTAGTGAAGCCACTAGAGATTCCTGAGCAAGGCTTGAGTTTGGCGCATGTCCTAGGGGAGTCAAAAGGTCTAGATGCCAAGACCGCTAATGCTGCAAAGATTTACGTGATTCGAGATAGACCAAGACAAGCGTATAGCGATATTTACTATGTCGATATGCGTACGATGACGAATTTTGCGTTAGCAAATCGCTTTGAGATGCAGGCCAATGACATTGTCTATGTCGATCCAACAGGACTCACGCGCTGGTCAAGATTTATGGATTCAATCTTACCTTCTGCTTCAGCGGTTTCTTTAATCACGGGACTTTAATAGTTGCAGTAATCAAGAGCAGTGTCCTACAGAAGAAAAAAACAATAATAACGGCTAGTTTACGAGTATAACTTATGAGTATCACGCCACCAAAGTTACCGAGAGCAACACTAAAAGCTGAGGATGATGAAATTGATCTGTTGGCTTTATTGGGTGTATTACTGCGAGGTTGGAAGATTATTCTAACTTTGGCTCTATTAGGGCTACTGCTAGGAGTACTCTACAGTCGTTATGTCAATCCAACCTACCGGGCTGATGCCTTACTACAATTGGATGAAAAATCTTTAGGGTTGTCCGCTTTAGGCGCCAATATCTCAGAGCTAGTAGCGCCAGAGATCAGTCTTGCAGAGACAGAGCGTGAGCTTATTAAATCGCGCATGGTATTAGAGCCCGTAGTTGATTTATTACATCTTGATATTCAGCTTACAAACCCACAACAGGATGCTCTTGATAGACTACTTCAGGCGCAAACTGCTACCCCAATCCATAGTAGTGAAAGCGTGACTTTAGATACGGCGGATGGACAGGCGCAAATAAATACTTTTGAGGTACCGCAGGATTATCTGAACCACTCTTTTATTTTACAAGCGACTGCTAATGGATTTGTATTGAGTGATGGGGTTTATAACTATCCAGGTCAAATAGGGAAGACCACTACTTTTAAAACTACTGCTGGTAATATCGTTATTAAAGTGATGGCATTGCCCACAGATGAGCATACTATTCTCCTGACGAAACAGTCGTTACAGTCCAGTACAGATGCCTTAAAAAATGCTTTATCAGTCAGTGAACGTGGTAAGCAAACGGGGATTATCGAGCTGAGCTTGACAGGTAATAATCAAGAGCAAGTTACCCGAGTGCTGACCCAAATCGTTCGCTCTTATGTCAATCAAAATCAAGAAAGAGGCTCTGAGCAAACGACAACGACTATTCAATTTATGAAGTCGCAAATCCCGAAGCTAAGGCAAGAGTTGGCAGCCGCAGAAGCTACTTTTAATGAGTTCCGTAAAACTTATGGCACCATCGATGTAAGTAAAGAGGCTGAGCTGCTATTAACTGAAAGCTACCAGATTGAGTCCCAACTCAATCAATTGAATTTAAAATTGGCTGAATTAAGTACTTATTATACGGATGAGCATCCTTTAGTAATCCAGATAAAAGACCAACTTAAAGTTTTGCGCACTCGGCGACAAGAGGTTAAAGGGCTTATAGCCCGCCTACCAGAGATCCAACGAGAATTTTTGCAGCTGTCAGAAGATATGGAAATTAATCGTGAGATTTATCTAACGATGCTCAAAAACCATGAGCAGCTCAAAATTGTGAAGGCGGGCGAGATTGGTTATGTGCGTGTCGTTGATATGCCTATCAGTACCTTTAGACCTATTGCGCCAAAAAAACTACAAATTTGGACGCTGGCGCTATTGTTAGGCATGATGATGGGGGCATTACTAGTTTTGGCTAGAAACTTACTCCGCAATACTGTCAAAGGCCCTGAGCAGCTCGAAGCCAAGACCGGCATACCTGTCATTGCAACTATTCCTCGCTCTAAGTCCTTACAGCGACTGGCGAATAATAAACGAGGGGCGCATCGTTTACTGGCTCAAGTAGATCACGACGGCTTAAGTTATGAAGCTATAAAAAGTTTGCGCACCTTTTTAATGTTTGGCATGCCTGCAGTTTATAAGTTGGCGGATAAGGGCAAAGTTATTCTAATTACAGGGGAGAGCCCTGGGGTAGGTAAATCCTTTATTACGGCAAACTTAGCGGAAGTATTTGCACAACTAGATAAAAAAGTACTGGTGCTAGACGGAGATATGCGTTTAGGTCATTTACATAATATATTTACACTCTCGCCTGACCGACCATATAAAGGTCTAACAGAGTATCTGTCACTGTCCTTAGCAAAAAACCAAAACCAAAACCAAGATTCCTCTGTCTCTACACCCTATGGCTCATCAGCAACAGAGACGCTACAAGGATTAACGGAATTCATCCATCCTACTAGCCTTAAAAACATTGACTTAATGCCGCGTGGGCATCATGAGTATAACCCTACCTCCTTATTAGCTAGTGATTGCTTTAGCAATTTGATGGCGCAGTTGGTGCAATCCTATGACTATATTTTTATCGATTCTCCTCCTGTATTGGTCGCGTCCGATGCGCTTATTACAGCGCAACATGCTGACAAAGTGTTGATGGTGACGCGCTATAACCAATCTATAGAAGGTCAACTGGCTTATGGGATTAAGCAGTTGCATAAGGCGAATATTGAGGTCGATGGCATCGTGCTTAATGATATGCGCCAAGGGGTCATAGACAAGTATAGCTACCACTATAGTTATAGCTATGCTCAGGGGACAACACGATAGCGAAATTGACTTAAAGTTAGCTCAGCAAAGTTTGAGAGGAGACGCAGTAGAACAGCTAAGCAGTATTTATTAACCCGACTGACAAGTAGGACCATGCTATGACTATGAGCTTGGACCGTAATGTTAATAAAGTACGCCGTAGCGATGTCTGTATCGAGGTCATAGAGCGCCGAGGCCGCAAGGGCGTGGTATATAAACTGTCTTCTTACTTACTAGCCTTGCCGCGCCACAGTAAACGCGCTCTTTTATTGACTAGTGACTACCTCCTATCTATAAGCTGCTTATTTTTTGCGCTAGCCCTACGTTACGGTACGGTTGAGCAACATATTAGCCCAGTCTTACTCTGTAGTTATGCGCTAGTAGCGGTAGTCGGACTTTATAGCATTGGCTTTTACAAAGGCGTAGCAAGAGTTTTTCTTGATGCGGAGATGCGCCGTGTCCTACAGCTTTTTGTGGTGTTACTCCTCCTATTCGCCATCATTCATTACTTTAGTGGAATGCGAGATATTCCACGCTCGGTACCAGCGTTATATTTATTTCTATTTTTCATTTGGTTATGGGGCAGTCGCCTGACATTACGCGAGTTACTTGCCCATTGGCAAGGTGAGCGTACTCTAACTGTAAGTAAAGAGGCTGACTGCGATAAAGTCATTATTTACGGAGCAGGATCAGCCGGTAAAGCCCTGCTTGAAGCGCTAAATCATAGTCACCGCTATCAGATCGTGGCTTTCGTCGACGATGACACGCGTCTAACTGGCGCTCATCTATACAATAAGAGAATCTATACCGCTGCGGATCTGCCAGTGCTAGTGGCTAAATTTAGTGTTAATCAACTGTTTTTAGCCATGCCTTCTATGGGACGCGCTCGTAAACGTCAAATCATAAATAGCCTCTCTGATATCCCTGTCAAAATTCAACATCTACCTAGCTTGACCGATATTGCTGATGGCAAGGTCACAGTCAGTACGCTACGACAGGTTGATATTCTAGAGGTGTTGGATCGGCAGACTGTCGCACCCAATCCACAACTTCTAAGCCAAAATATCAGTAATAAAGCGGTGTTAGTTACTGGGGCTGGCGGGTCTATCGGTAGTGAGTTATGCCGGCAAATTCTTAAAAATTGTCCAACCTGCCTAATCCTATTCGAGCTATCAGAGTATGCCTTATATGCTATCCACCAAGAGCTGTTAGCGCAGCAGGCTACTCTGGCGCTAGCAGACCGTAGCAAAATCATTGCGCTGATTGGTAATGTCACTAATGAAGCTAAATTGCTGAGCATCTGTCATCAGT contains the following coding sequences:
- a CDS encoding glycosyltransferase family 2 protein; its protein translation is MITVLTPTYNRAHTLPRLFQTLCNQINQEFEWLIIDDGSNDDTEQLIASYLEKSSFKIIYIKKSNGGKHTALNLGFNKASFEWVFIVDSDDWLDSNTIDRLTLEIQDLSYKYNSICILRAYKDGCIIGDRFPENIATYIDRMNRSITGDKADVIRKSALDGFFFPEYTTENFMAESPLFLWLGSKGKTRFINFPGYICEYLAEGLSANSISNRHRCVNSTLFVYETQYIAHDSFKLRSRAAINWWRFRAFKRIGKKNNLIPIAYSPFGISLYVIDKIKAKVSIK
- a CDS encoding mannose-1-phosphate guanylyltransferase/mannose-6-phosphate isomerase → MITPVILAGGTGSRLWPLSRAMYPKQFLTLTGKLSMLQATFSRLRGLPYESAIVICNEEHRFIAAEQLRQQSIMPSILLEPAARNTAPAVALAALYALQDSNDPILLVLAADHVIEDTQAFETAVKQAIPLAENGKLITFGIVPTAPETGYGYIKRGAPAADSQSYIVSDFVEKPDIDRAIAYINSGEYYWNSGMFMFQASSFLEELAQHRPDISLACEDAISNTKMDLDFVRANPQAFINCPEDSIDYAVMEKTKEAVIVPLDVGWSDAGSWSALWEIGQKNTEGNVVQGDVVLQDCKNDFIHSSSRLVTMVGMEETVLIETKDAILVIAKNRVQDIKCLVNSLKNQGRNEVNLHREVYRPWGKYDSIDAGYRYQVKRITVKPGEKLSVQMHHHRAEHWIVVSGTAKVNNGDKELILTENQSTYIPVGVIHCLENPGKIPLEMIEVQSGSYLGEDDIVRLLDHYGRA
- a CDS encoding glycosyltransferase family 4 protein — encoded protein: MNILQMISSPASGGAEVYVKDLAISLSKEGHKLHVAFLSSASDIDRDVEYEKEFIKDLQNFGVTTYIIGNETRKKPWLGISRLRSYVLNNNIEIFHTHLAYGIIFSLLLTKPVVYTHHSIKPRWNKITYNFFNLIVDRYIGISEICAEALQNYSGKKVVRIRNAVSINKFSKYRRERLLGGKVIVAMVGRISAQKDYMNMLRAINLLDCNIRNRLKIIIAGEGDVSYKEELLYYIKINNLSDLVEFVGVKNNIPKFLYKADIFLMSSSYEGLPIALIEASISGLPCIVTDVGGCSEIIKNSNNGVCVPPHSPQSLAYELTRFLLEDEVLEVFRKCY
- a CDS encoding phenylacetate--CoA ligase family protein, translating into MKKASFFKYVSHNSPWYKDYDLQRFYSVRMLEKIDIINNLNSMLTLKEKEGVVSLTGGTTGASMKVIYTKEDMQERFAIIDHFRAKHGYELGKKTAWFSGKNLISQKDIKKGICSHYDFINKIRFYSTFHINHSNFDVYWKSLNEFQPEFLVGFPSSVYEICEIADSKGLKSNYKVKVFFPTAETVLPKHREVIGRVLGCKLVDQYASSEGAPFILECTKGNLHIHPLTGIFEVIDEYMQPAEEGELLVTSFTTHGTPLIRYRVGDRIKLDTLNKQCDCGSSFPLVDKIEGRSTDYILSPTHGKVNLGNISNSTKDVIGIIQFQVIQQELNHVKVLVVATNKFSLAEKNKFKTSLAERFGDQIAIELKIVNEITKEKSGKFRLVKNLII
- a CDS encoding glycosyltransferase family 4 protein, whose product is MKFLIIASYPSSVLKFRGALIAALKDKGFEIHIAAPEFNIYPKELNKLEALGYKVHDIPMQRTGTNPAADTKTLLALYRLMRKIKPDYVMGYTIKPVIYGSLAASLARVPHRFALITGLGYAFQGAEESNYRKPNMQKLMHRLYSVALATTHKVFFQNPDDEALFKSMKIIKPNLPTKVVNGSGVNTSEYSVVSFPLEDNVSEPRFLLIARLLGDKGVREYAQAAAIVKAKYPQVEFDLVGWIDDNPDSIEQQELDNWINDGLLNFIGRLDDVRPAISACSVYVLPSYREGTPRTVLEAMAMGRPVITTDAPGCRETVIDVYNGYLVPVKAVNELVEAMEKFIVDPTLITSMGAASRQLVEDKFDVDTVNQVMLAEMGL
- a CDS encoding polysaccharide biosynthesis/export family protein; translation: MELKTIITKRYFDALSKVGLVLLLSLLSGCAMTSGLKSGELPLSGQFVAANGMQFNIQPLSLATLPMTSQQLDANNVEEILRQDALNNRTMDSEFLNSQVSLSHNGNHYVNNSNANSQWSQLLQPMEPVDYRISSGDILSIALREYPEIVPLANSSSNNPYASGFTVNQQGYIQFPLIGQVKASGLSVSQFTSKLRKQLKTYLKYPDPQVKVINYRGKNYFVDGAVKQPGQFNIGDAPVSLVEAISMAGGALVTGDSNSIELIRHGERYQLGLRTLQNRGVSPNQIYLQDGDALHINNRNRNKVYVLGEFGVVKPLEIPEQGLSLAHVLGESKGLDAKTANAAKIYVIRDRPRQAYSDIYYVDMRTMTNFALANRFEMQANDIVYVDPTGLTRWSRFMDSILPSASAVSLITGL
- a CDS encoding GNVR domain-containing protein — protein: MSITPPKLPRATLKAEDDEIDLLALLGVLLRGWKIILTLALLGLLLGVLYSRYVNPTYRADALLQLDEKSLGLSALGANISELVAPEISLAETERELIKSRMVLEPVVDLLHLDIQLTNPQQDALDRLLQAQTATPIHSSESVTLDTADGQAQINTFEVPQDYLNHSFILQATANGFVLSDGVYNYPGQIGKTTTFKTTAGNIVIKVMALPTDEHTILLTKQSLQSSTDALKNALSVSERGKQTGIIELSLTGNNQEQVTRVLTQIVRSYVNQNQERGSEQTTTTIQFMKSQIPKLRQELAAAEATFNEFRKTYGTIDVSKEAELLLTESYQIESQLNQLNLKLAELSTYYTDEHPLVIQIKDQLKVLRTRRQEVKGLIARLPEIQREFLQLSEDMEINREIYLTMLKNHEQLKIVKAGEIGYVRVVDMPISTFRPIAPKKLQIWTLALLLGMMMGALLVLARNLLRNTVKGPEQLEAKTGIPVIATIPRSKSLQRLANNKRGAHRLLAQVDHDGLSYEAIKSLRTFLMFGMPAVYKLADKGKVILITGESPGVGKSFITANLAEVFAQLDKKVLVLDGDMRLGHLHNIFTLSPDRPYKGLTEYLSLSLAKNQNQNQDSSVSTPYGSSATETLQGLTEFIHPTSLKNIDLMPRGHHEYNPTSLLASDCFSNLMAQLVQSYDYIFIDSPPVLVASDALITAQHADKVLMVTRYNQSIEGQLAYGIKQLHKANIEVDGIVLNDMRQGVIDKYSYHYSYSYAQGTTR